A portion of the Drosophila innubila isolate TH190305 chromosome 3L unlocalized genomic scaffold, UK_Dinn_1.0 0_D_3L, whole genome shotgun sequence genome contains these proteins:
- the LOC117787262 gene encoding probable fumarate hydratase, mitochondrial — protein sequence MSFDQKEIFNIIYKLARLTQTEMRVELDAMGAVNVPLDRLYGRHTTRALKNFTIGGIEDRMPRAIIIALGLIKKAASITNRSFGLEPNVCDAISIAADDVISGKLYDEHHFPLGTWQEGAGAHSNMNVNEVVCNRAIQLLRGQIGGHFPVHPQTHVNLAHSPHDSFSSAINIAVAMELQKKLFPSILLVIDTLTKKEQLWRDIIKMGRTHLMDAVPLTLGQEFGGYRQMMDNCSTRLGSALKHLYQLSLGGTSVGTGANSPDQFGIKCVGEIAKLTKLPFVCAPNLFEAIGSRDSLVEIHGELNSIAVSTMKIANDIMFMASGPNCGLGEIELPKNEPGSSIMPGMVNPTQCEAMLMICAQVMGNQTAVTVGGYNGHFELNSFMPVIASNVLRSINLLSSGLKNFSTNCLVGIEPNMKRLEKTLNESLMLVAAITNHIGYDRAAEIAKAANINGTTVKKEAIRGGIVKEDIDMWLNPSNMLGPSE from the exons atgtcGTTCGATCAAAAggaaatattcaatataatatataagctGGCCCGTCTTACCCAGACGGAAATGCGTGTCGAATTGGATGCAATGGGTGCTGTGAATGTTCCCTTGGATCGTTTGTATGGACGTCATACAACGCGTGCCCTTAAGAATTTCACCATTGGTGGCATAGAGGATCGCATGCCG CGTGCCATTATTATTGCATTGGGCCTAATCAAGAAAGCCGCATCGATTACTAATCGAAGCTTCGGATTGGAGCCCAATGTATGCGATGCCATTTCGATTGCGGCTGACGATGTCATCTCTGGAAAATTATACGATGAACATCATTTTCCATTGGGCACCTGGCAGGAGGGCGCCGGGGCCCACAGCAATATGAATGTCAACGAGGTGGTCTGTAATCGGGCCATTCAGCTATTGCGCGGTCAGATCGGTGGCCATTTTCCAGTGCATCCCCAGACTCATGTTAATTTGGCTCATAGCCCCCACGATAGCTTCTCCTCGGCTATTAACATTGCTGTGGCCATGGAGCTGCAGAAGAAGCTATTTCCATCCATTTTGCTGGTGATCGATACTCTGACCAAGAAGGAGCAGCTGTGGAGAGATATCATTAAGATGGGACGCACTCATCTTATGGATGCTGTGCCGCTGACATTGGGCCAAGAGTTCGGCGGATATCGGCAAATGATGGACAACTGCTCTACGAGATTGGGCTCGGCATTAAAGCACTTGTATCAGTTGTCCCTTGGAGGCACCTCTGTGGGCACAGGTGCAAACAGTCCCGATCAGTTCGGAATCAAATGTGTCGGCGAAATAGCGAAGCTCACGAAACTTCCATTTGTTTGCGCTCCCAATCTATTCGAGGCTATCGGCTCACGTGATTCCTTGGTCGAGATCCATGGCGAACTCAACTCCATTGCTGTCAGTACCATGAAGATCGCCAATGACATTATGTTCATGGCTTCTGGTCCAAATTGTGGTTTAGGTGAGATTGAGCTTCCCAAGAACGAACCAGGAAGTTCGATAATGCCTGGCATGGTAAATCCTACACAATGCGAGGCCATGCTGATGATCTGTGCCCAGGTGATGGGCAACCAGACGGCAGTCACTGTCGGTGGCTACAATGGACACTTTGAACTCAACTCGTTCATGCCAGTGATCGCCTCCAATGTTCTACGCTCCATTAACCTCTTGAGTAGTGGCCTCAAGAATTTCAGCACCAATTGCCTCGTAGGTATTGAGCCAAATATGAAAAGGCTTGAAAAGACATTGAACGAATCCCTGATGCTCGTGGCCGCAATAACTAATCATATTGGCTATGATAGGGCAGCCGAAATTGCTAAAGCTGCCAACATCAATGGCACCACAGTGAAAAAGGAGGCCATCAGGGGAGGCATTGTCAAGGAAGATATCGACATGTGGCTCAATCCCTCGAATATGCTAGGACCCTCTGAATAA